One Camelina sativa cultivar DH55 chromosome 3, Cs, whole genome shotgun sequence genomic window carries:
- the LOC104777748 gene encoding uncharacterized protein LOC104777748 — protein sequence MASWKKTIATPFKKAATFFNQPQQSSSPHSRHANAKAREEHERRTVQELQGDVMACGYEDVLVMWSILDKSNSSNNLTS from the coding sequence atggCTTCATGGAAGAAAACAATCGCAACACCATTCAAGAAAGCGGCAACGTTCTTCAACCAGCCGCAGCAATCATCATCGCCACATAGCCGCCACGCAAACGCAAAGGCGAGAGAAGAGCACGAGAGACGAACCGTGCAAGAGCTTCAAGGTGACGTCATGGCTTGTGGTTATGAAGATGTCCTCGTCATGTGGTCTATTCTTGACAAGTCAAACTCTTCAAACAATCTCACTTCTTGA
- the LOC104777751 gene encoding fanconi-associated nuclease 1 homolog isoform X1: MLTGRESLLRLIGKRRRSLPNRHLLLSIPTPDSLNLEVDDLISVAGDGGRSSENQAPLDDPSKFSDDLSPSTRKKRRLTQTTLLQSSFWSVPKRSENGLVICTQQQPVLDSEVSEFNLVQRSEPSDSICCKVDDGSCSPRNEEILETVTLDETNGDAIHTFIVGRKFSDVLNLEVGGNICLLRHHENIKDRNAIKVVSADSELLGYIPKDISQCLSPLIDEYDLNFEGTITSVPKNSSEAVPIKVVCHKMTSDGWKECEFYEDFKPIWDKVLQAVEHQMHFPHKTTRYQLNFNVVLQEVLRSCSHLLTADERAFLESFPSLSKDSQRLFVRLYTRKGPWFRLSNISYHEVSDSLQALKDLTVRGFMSSVKDADELDFQKMKEIIELLNVTELRDILSMNKVFSRGSRKRDLINSLSSCYNDGTRIHLATMILEKTGLCAKISSTADSLIWRIERLFFLNGEQDLSSFVLLDLGIIKYPSYKCIESEQIFSNRTKLLAYEEAIEVAQLMDESLDSEDSRTVLKCIMISETRIFSSSLDSAHHAAFNCFTAPWVYSKVVLLGVSFLENHKRYNQAAYLLRRLLSCFNCDRRRGYWTVRLSTDLEHMGRPNESLTIAEQGLLDPWVRAGSRIALQRRILRLAKPPRRWKTPTFANLDEKKIPEVTIQGRSLNCEVGMKNRFYGEDGEQCGVEQLALQYYSGEGGGWQGIHTESSIWLTIFGLLMWDILFSDVPGVFQTRFQTAPLDLETESFYLTRKEMIESQLEKVANGMAEEILIISYETHRGTACRGVAWERFTLEELRAAVACVGGVCVASLCRHLAQDYRSWCSGMPDLLLWRFKENGYEGEAKLVEVKSEKDRLSEQQRAWLLLLMDSGFSVEICKVRPLLV; encoded by the exons ATGCTCACCGGACGGGAGAGTTTGCTCCGGTTGATCGGGAAACGTCGGCGGTCTCTACCCAATCGCCACCTTCTTCTCTCCATTCCTACTCCG GATTCGTTGAATCTCGAGGTCGACGATCTTATCTCAGTAGCCGGAGATGGTGGTCGTTCGTCGGAGAATCAGGCTCCTCTCGATGACCCGAGCAAATTCTCTG ATGATTTGAGTCCGTCCACGAGGAAGAAACGGAGATTAACTCAGACCACTCTTCTTCAGTCAAGTTTCTGGTCAGTGCCAAAACGATCTGAAAATGGTCTTGTAATCTGTACCCAGCAGCAACCAGTACTTGATTCTGAAGTTTCTGAATTCAATTTGGTGCAAAGAAGTGAGCCTAGTGACTCTATTTGCTGCAAGGTTGATGATGGTTCATGTTCTCCAAGAAATGAGGAGATTTTGGAAACTGTGACTTTAGATGAAACCAATGGTGATGCTATTCACACCTTTATAGTTGGTAGGAAGTTCAGTGATGTTCTGAATTTAGAAGTTGGGGGTAACATTTGCCTTTTGAGACATCATGAGAATATCAAGGATCGGAATGCTATAAAG GTTGTTTCTGCAGACTCTGAATTGCTTGGGTATATACCTAAAGATATCTCCCAGTGCTTGTCTCCGCTTATCGATGAGTATGACCTTAATTTTGAG GGAACAATAACATCTGTTCCGAAGAATTCTTCTGAAGCTGTTCCGATCAAAGTTGTTTGTCACAAGATGACATCTGATGGTTGGAAGGAATGTGaattttatgaagattttaAACCTATTTGGGATAAAGTTCTTCAGGCTGTTGAGCATCAAATGCATTTTCCGCATAAAACAACAAGATACCAGTTAAACTTCAACGTTGTACTACAAGAGGTTCTAAGAAGCTGCTCTCACCTATTAACAGCCGATGAAAGGGCATTCTTGG AATCTTTCCCCTCTCTCTCAAAAGATAGCCAAAGACTTTTTGTCCGTCTTTACACACGAAAAG GACCTTGGTTTAGACTATCAAATATTTCATACCATGAGGTTTCTGATTCCCTTCAAGCCCTGAAGGATCTAACAG TCAGGGGATTTATGAGTTCAGTGAAGGACGCAGATGAACTAGATTtccaaaaaatgaaagagatcATAGAGTTGCTTAATGTCACTGAACTTCGTGATATCTTATCTATGAACAAG GTGTTCAGTCGAGGCTCAAGAAAGAGAGACCTCATTAATTCACTTTCCTCTTGTTATAATGATGGAACGAG GATACatctagcaacaatgattcTAGAAAAAACAGGACTTTGTGCTAAGATATCCAGTACAGCAGACTCTCTCATATGGCGTATTGAG AGGCTTTTCTTTCTCAATGGAGAGCAAGATTTATCCTCTTTTGTATTACTGGATCTCGGTATTATCAAATACCCAAGTTACAAATGCATTGAGTCAGAGCAAATATTTTCAAATCGGACAAAGCTTCTAGCATATGAAGAG GCCATTGAAGTGGCTCAGTTGATGGATGAATCTCTTGACAGTGAGGATTCTCGGACAGTGTTGAAATGCATCATGATTTCTGAAACCCGCATATTCAGTTCGTCTTTGGATTCTGCGCACCATGCTGCATTTAACTGCTTCACCGCTCCATGGGTTTACTCAAAGGTGGTTCTTTTAGGAGTTTCCTTTCTTGAGAATCACAAGAG GTACAACCAAGCAGCTTATCTACTGAGGCGGTTGCTCAGTTGTTTCAATTGTGACAGGAGACGAGGATATTGGACAGTCAGGTTATCAACAGACTTGGAGCATATGGGACGTCCAAATGAAAGCCTTACAATAGCAGAGCAGGGACTATTGGATCCTTGGGTGCGTGCTGGTTCACGAATAGCTTTGCAAAGGCGCATTCTTCGTCTGGCAAAACCTCCAAGACGCTGGAAAACTCCCACCTTTGCAAATCTCGACGAAAAGAAGATCCCTGAG GTTACCATTCAAGGGAGATCATTGAATTGTGAAGTTGGCATGAAAAACAGGTTTTATGGGGAAGACGGAGAACAATGTGGAGTGGAGCAGCTCGCATTACAGTATTATAgtggagaaggaggaggatgGCAAGGAATTCATACAGAGAGTAGCATCTGGTTAACGATTTTCGGGCTTCTCATGTGGGACATTCTGTTTTCCGATGTCCCTGGTGTTTTCCAAACCCGCTTCCAG ACTGCTCCATTGGACTTAGAGACTGAATCATTCTATCTAACCAGGAAGGAAATGATAGAATCTCAGCTCGAGAAAGTTGCAAACGGAATGGCTGAAGAAATActaatcatatcatatgaaaCACACCGTGGAACAGCGTGCAGGGGAGTGGCTTGGGAGCGGTTTACATTAGAGGAACTGAGAGCAGCAGTGGCTTGTGTTGGAGGTGTGTGTGTAGCATCGCTGTGCAGGCATTTAGCTCAAGACTATAGGAGCTGGTGCAGTGGAATGCCTGATCTGCTACTATGGCGGTTCAAGGAGAATGGTTATGAAGGTGAAGCTAAGCTTGTGGAAGTAAAATCAGAGAAAGATAGGTTATCGGAACAGCAACGAGCCTGGCTTCTACTCCTAATGGATTCAGGCTTTAGTGTTGAGATTTGCAAAGTAAGACCActgcttgtttaa
- the LOC104777749 gene encoding 50S ribosomal protein L18, chloroplastic produces the protein MHTLASASTKQKPISEEFDYTSGPTIEVAKKVGEVIAKSCLEKGITKVAFDRGGYPYHGRIEALAAAAREHGLQF, from the exons ATGCACACTTTAGCTTCAGCCTCAACTAAGCAGAAACCTATCTCTGAAGAGTTTGACTACACCTCTGGACCAACCATT GAGGTAGCGAAGAAAGTTGGGGAAGTGATAGCAAAATCTTGCCTGGAGAAAGGGATCACAAAGGTGGCCTTTGACCGTGGTGGCTACCCTTACCATGGACGCATTGAAGCTCTTGCCGCTGCAGCTCGTGAACACGGTCTTCAGTTTTAA
- the LOC104777751 gene encoding fanconi-associated nuclease 1 homolog isoform X2 — MLTGRESLLRLIGKRRRSLPNRHLLLSIPTPDSLNLEVDDLISVAGDGGRSSENQAPLDDPSKFSDDLSPSTRKKRRLTQTTLLQSSFWSVPKRSENGLVICTQQQPVLDSEVSEFNLVQRSEPSDSICCKVDDGSCSPRNEEILETVTLDETNGDAIHTFIVGRKFSDVLNLEVGGNICLLRHHENIKDRNAIKVVSADSELLGYIPKDISQCLSPLIDEYDLNFEGTITSVPKNSSEAVPIKVVCHKMTSDGWKECEFYEDFKPIWDKVLQAVEHQMHFPHKTTRYQLNFNVVLQEVLRSCSHLLTADERAFLESFPSLSKDSQRLFVRLYTRKGPWFRLSNISYHEVSDSLQALKDLTVRGFMSSVKDADELDFQKMKEIIELLNVTELRDILSMNKVFSRGSRKRDLINSLSSCYNDGTRIHLATMILEKTGLCAKISSTADSLIWRIERLFFLNGEQDLSSFVLLDLGIIKYPSYKCIESEQIFSNRTKLLAYEEAIEVAQLMDESLDSEDSRTVLKCIMISETRIFSSSLDSAHHAAFNCFTAPWVYSKVQPSSLSTEAVAQLFQL, encoded by the exons ATGCTCACCGGACGGGAGAGTTTGCTCCGGTTGATCGGGAAACGTCGGCGGTCTCTACCCAATCGCCACCTTCTTCTCTCCATTCCTACTCCG GATTCGTTGAATCTCGAGGTCGACGATCTTATCTCAGTAGCCGGAGATGGTGGTCGTTCGTCGGAGAATCAGGCTCCTCTCGATGACCCGAGCAAATTCTCTG ATGATTTGAGTCCGTCCACGAGGAAGAAACGGAGATTAACTCAGACCACTCTTCTTCAGTCAAGTTTCTGGTCAGTGCCAAAACGATCTGAAAATGGTCTTGTAATCTGTACCCAGCAGCAACCAGTACTTGATTCTGAAGTTTCTGAATTCAATTTGGTGCAAAGAAGTGAGCCTAGTGACTCTATTTGCTGCAAGGTTGATGATGGTTCATGTTCTCCAAGAAATGAGGAGATTTTGGAAACTGTGACTTTAGATGAAACCAATGGTGATGCTATTCACACCTTTATAGTTGGTAGGAAGTTCAGTGATGTTCTGAATTTAGAAGTTGGGGGTAACATTTGCCTTTTGAGACATCATGAGAATATCAAGGATCGGAATGCTATAAAG GTTGTTTCTGCAGACTCTGAATTGCTTGGGTATATACCTAAAGATATCTCCCAGTGCTTGTCTCCGCTTATCGATGAGTATGACCTTAATTTTGAG GGAACAATAACATCTGTTCCGAAGAATTCTTCTGAAGCTGTTCCGATCAAAGTTGTTTGTCACAAGATGACATCTGATGGTTGGAAGGAATGTGaattttatgaagattttaAACCTATTTGGGATAAAGTTCTTCAGGCTGTTGAGCATCAAATGCATTTTCCGCATAAAACAACAAGATACCAGTTAAACTTCAACGTTGTACTACAAGAGGTTCTAAGAAGCTGCTCTCACCTATTAACAGCCGATGAAAGGGCATTCTTGG AATCTTTCCCCTCTCTCTCAAAAGATAGCCAAAGACTTTTTGTCCGTCTTTACACACGAAAAG GACCTTGGTTTAGACTATCAAATATTTCATACCATGAGGTTTCTGATTCCCTTCAAGCCCTGAAGGATCTAACAG TCAGGGGATTTATGAGTTCAGTGAAGGACGCAGATGAACTAGATTtccaaaaaatgaaagagatcATAGAGTTGCTTAATGTCACTGAACTTCGTGATATCTTATCTATGAACAAG GTGTTCAGTCGAGGCTCAAGAAAGAGAGACCTCATTAATTCACTTTCCTCTTGTTATAATGATGGAACGAG GATACatctagcaacaatgattcTAGAAAAAACAGGACTTTGTGCTAAGATATCCAGTACAGCAGACTCTCTCATATGGCGTATTGAG AGGCTTTTCTTTCTCAATGGAGAGCAAGATTTATCCTCTTTTGTATTACTGGATCTCGGTATTATCAAATACCCAAGTTACAAATGCATTGAGTCAGAGCAAATATTTTCAAATCGGACAAAGCTTCTAGCATATGAAGAG GCCATTGAAGTGGCTCAGTTGATGGATGAATCTCTTGACAGTGAGGATTCTCGGACAGTGTTGAAATGCATCATGATTTCTGAAACCCGCATATTCAGTTCGTCTTTGGATTCTGCGCACCATGCTGCATTTAACTGCTTCACCGCTCCATGGGTTTACTCAAAG GTACAACCAAGCAGCTTATCTACTGAGGCGGTTGCTCAGTTGTTTCAATTGTGA